The genomic region ACGGTTGCGCCAACGGCCACTTAGGAAGCGTATTAGTAGAAAAGCGTTGGTGGAAAACACAAATCGCAGTTTGCATTTTTTCGTTGCCCAAATCTTTATAAAAGAAAGGCAAATCCACTGGCATCATAAGGCCTTTATACGCCAACACTTTGTCGGACAAAGAACAGATGTAGAAGTTTTCGTATTGCGCCAACGCGATTTCAGCTTGGCGACGAGCGACAAACAAACGTGTTGCAAAAGTACGAGCATCCATACGATTGCTGTCGACAAATACTTGCTCAATACGAGGGAGGCAATCCATCGCGATAACACCAAGGCAAGACGCATCGATTGGCACTTCACGCCAACCAACAACATTCAACCCTTCGTCGGTCAGCTTTTTTGTTAAGGTTTCACGCTGTTCACTTGCCAGCGCGTCATCTTGATCAAGGAACACCATGCCGATACCGTAAAGGTCAGACAAGGTATGATTAAATAAAGCGTGTGCTTCACCACGTAAAAACAGATCCGGCTTTTGGATAAGAAGACCACAGCCGTCACCCGTTTTGCCATCAGCAGCGATGCCGCCACGGTGTGTCATACATGTCAAAGACTCAATGGCTGTCTTAAGTAATTCATGGCTAGTATTGCCTTCCATATGAGCAATTAAGCCAAAGCCACAGTTGTCTTTGAACTCGCCAGGACGATAAAGGCCTGCATTCATACACCAACTCCCACAGTTGAAACGTAAAATAAATAAAGATTAGATATAAATTCGATTATCAGGCGGCTGGGCTAAAAAGCGAAAGCGTGAAAGAACTCGCTTCGAGAATGACTATCATCTACCCAAAATACCACCGAAATGGACGATCATACTACCCTGACGCAGAGCACTACTCAAACGAGCATAGGCATGCTTTATGTTATTTTGGCGTTTTTTATAGGGGTTTTAGCGGCAAATAACGCGGACTTAGAGAATTATCTATGGCTGGAGTTTTTGCAAACAGAAAATTCCACTGTTCATTCATGTTTTTCAGTGGATTACAGTTAATTTTACTAAATTTATAAATTTGCCATACAAAAAGCTCACAAAAGTGTCTTTTAACGACATATTTTCGACTCAAATACATGGCGAATGGCTAGGTCAACCCAGACTGTAGCTGCCTTGGCACTATTTCGGGTGATGCAAAATCACTGAGCTTTCTTAATATCGTCCTGTATGCCACGAGCACTTCGTGCCCAAGGGTTAAGATCTCGAATATCTTTAGGTAGGGTTTCTGCGGCTGCGATAGCTTCACTACGGTTACGATAAGTGCCATACACAACGACGAACCAATCTTTGCCATTGTGTTTTGATTTAAAGTAGCCAAAAGCATCCACTCCGCCCTGATCACGAATAAAGTCCTGAACAGTACCTTTATTGTGTGTCCCTAATAACTGCAAGGTATAACGATTTGGGTTCTGCGATAACCACCACTCCGTCTTATCAAAACGATCTTGTGAGACTTTTAGATTAGCTTGCTCGTTTTTAGGTGACACTTCTTCTGCTGGAGCATCAATAGTAGGTGCTGCTTGCGCTAAAGGAGCTTCAGCACGAATAGGAGCCGTTGAGATAGCAGGTGCCACCATTGAAGGCGTGTTCGACTGCTGTGCCATTTGGCCATTTGAAGTACTTATCGGTGGTAATGATGTCCCTGCTGGGATTGGTGGAAGTATGATCTCACCTTCCTGACCTATCTTACGCTGCATAGCATCTATACGGGCAATCGTGTCAGGAGATGACTGTCCTTGCCTTGGACTCAAAGGAATAACATTACTCGTTCTATCCGCTGCAGAGGATGACGTCGAAGGTTTATCAGACTGCTTATCAGAAAATAACACTGCAACCAAAATCCCCAACATAACCACGGAAAGCAGCGCCATGTGCGCTAAAGGAAAGCCAATAGCGAGGTTGAAACGCATACCTGATTTTACGGGCTTATCACCATTGCCCATCATGGCTTGGGCAAGTTGGTTGATTCGACCCGGGTAACCACCAGATTCTTGATAAATCTGTTTCACTTGCTTGTCATTAAATGGCAAATTAATCCCGCCACCGACCGCACGAACACGATGCAACAGATAAGCACGAGTTTGCTCTAGTGAATAAGGCGCTAAGGTAAAGGAATGGCTCAATTGTTCATAACGAGATCGTTGGTACGCATCTAGGTTGCGCGAAAGAGGATATTCACTAAACAGGACAATATGAGGCACCGTTTGATTTTCTGTTGCCAACGACATCATATCGAGCAACATGCTCACCGCATCGGTATTTAGCTCTTGGGCATTATCAATTAAGACTAAGGCCGCTTGACCTTTCTCATCTAAATCATGAGAAAACTTAAGCAAGGGGCCGAAGGTGGTTTCATTTGGCGGCTGTGTAAAATGACTCGCAAAACCAGCATAAATAGCCTGCAGCAACTGCCCAGCCGTCATCAGCATAGTGCCTTTAACATGGCTAACGACCGTCGTGTCATCTTGGTGGCGAGCGAACTCCATTAAAAAACGACTTTTACCGCTGCCTTGCGGGCCTTGGACGACAGATAATAAACTACTGTATCGACTCAAGTGCTCAAGCAACGCCAGCTGTTGATTGCCTTCCTCGGACGCAAAATACAGTGATGCGTCTTTCGAGCCAAAAGGATCCCTCAGCGTAGCTTTTGGCGGCTGATTAAGCGCATCCTCTAGATCAAACTGAAAGTCTGGCTTAGGCATAATCGTCCTTTAACGTTAAATAACTAACAAAAGTCAGCAAGATTAAACAAGGCTAGCTTGCTTACTCGCTTCAAGTGCATCTAGAAGACTAGAGTTAAAGTCTTCCATCGGAAAATCCGACGTAACAATCGCGTAGCCCAATGCACCAAGCAATACCAAACGCAAGCTACCATCCAATACTTTTTTATCCAGCGCCATACGTTCAACAAAACTCTCAACCGTCATTTCGACAGGTGGTAAGACTGGCAAGTTTGCGGCTTGAAAAAGTGCCACAGAACGGCTGACATCTTGTTCTGATAGATTACCCATACGCCAAGAAAGATCGACCGCTAACATACTACCAGCAGCAACGGCTTCACCGTGCAACCATTTGCCATAGCCCATTTCAGTTTCAATCGCATGACCAAACGTATGGCCTAGGTTTAAAATAGCACGAATGCCACCCTCTCTCTCGTCTTGAGCAACGACATTCGCCTTTGCTAAACAAGATCGGTAGATAGCTTCACTAATTTTATCATTGTCTAATGCCATCAGTTGGGGCATTTCTTGCTCTAGCCAATCAAAAAACGGCACATCGCAAATCAAACCGTATTTAATGACTTCTGCCATCCCTGCGGACAATTCACGCTGGGGCAAGCTCAATAATGTTTCTGTATCGATAATCACGGCTTGAGGCTGATAAAACGCACCTATCATATTTTTTCCAAGCGGATGGTTCACGCCTGTTTTTCCACCGACAGAAGAATCTACTTGAGATAACAAAGTTGTTGGCACTTGAATAAAAGGCACACCGCGCTGATATGTCGCCGCAGCGAATCCAGCCATATCACCCACTACGCCTCCACCTAAAGCTATAACCGTAGTAGTTCGATTGTGCTTTGCTTCCAATAAAGCAGACATGATCATGCCATAGGTTTCTAACGTCTTATACACTTCACCATCGGGTAAAATACAGGTGTCAACTTTATACTCCGAAGATAACATAGACACCATAGACTCTAGGTATAAAGGAGCAATGGTGTCATTGGTGACTATCATGACTTGTTTACCATGAATGGCATCATCAAAAAGAGCTTTCTGCTGACGGATACCACTACCAATAAAAATAGGGTAGCTACGATCGCCAAGATCAACGGTTAACGTGCGCATTAGGATACAGTTATCTCCATTTTAAGATGGCGCTTGATCGCATCGAGCACCTTATTAGCAACAGAACGGGGATGACGAGAGTCTGTTTCAATCACTAAAGTCGCCACCTCTCTATAAAGAGGGTCACGTACTTCAAATAGTTTTTTTAATGTAGCTCTCGGATCACCAGTTTGTAAAAGTGGTCGATGAGTACTTTTTGAGGTGCGATACAGTTGCTGCGCCACGGAAGCGTACAAATACACCACCAGCGCATTCTCTCGAAGAATGTCTCTGTTTTCTTCGCGCATCACGATTCCACCACCGGTTGCTAACACGCAGTCACCTTTGTCAGATTCAGCGATTGAGGCCAGTGCTTGCGTCTCGCGTTTACGAAAACCGTCTTCTCCTTCCCGTTCAAAAATCCAAGGAATGTCTGCGCCGGCATTATCTTCTATAACTTTATCAAGGTCATAAAATTCTTTATCCAGCGATTGAGAAATCAAACGGCCTATCGTCGTTTTTCCTGCGCCCATCGGGCCTACTAAAATAATATTGGGGGCTTTTATCATTGTATTCAATTACGTCGGGGTTAAGCAGATTTAGACTGCGGCCTAGTTAACTGACATTTGTAGCAGCTTTGGTGTAATAAATACAAGTAATTCAACCTTTTCTTGCTGCTCTGAACGTCTTTTAAACAGCTCACCCAGCAAAGGAATGTCACTAAAGAAAGGCACTCGACTCTCTGATTCAAAGCGTTCTTCGCGAAAAATCCCACCTAAAACAAGTGTTTCTTGGTTTTTCACCACCACCTGTGTTTTTAAACGATTGGTTTTTAAGCTAGGAACACCATTAACTAATTCGCCAACAGAATCTTGATGAATATTTAACGATAACAAAATATGTTCGCCGTCTTTTACAAACGGCGTCACTTCTAACATGAGCGCTGCTTGGCGAAATTCAATACTCACTTTATCGTCACTAACCGTTTGATAAGGTACTTCCGTTCCAGACTCAATTCGAGCCGGTTGACCTTCCGATGTCACAATTTTAGGTTTTGACACCACATCAGCTAAACCTTCGCTTTCCATCATGTCCAAAGTGAGCGCCAATAAGCTAGATCCGCCAAGACTGGAAAAGTCTAAACTCGTCGTTGGCGTCAAGGCACCTAAATCAATAGCGCCACCCATCGATGATCGAACCCCATCAGACAACTTAGCTTGCCAGTTTACTCCAAATTGCGATTGAGCAGTTCGACTCACTTGAGCGATTTGTGCGCTGATTTCAATTTGTCTTAACGGTGAATCTAACCAAGCAAGCGTTTCCTGAACGCCTTCGAAGGCAGCACAAGAATTAAGTAATAATGGAATTGGTTCGCTCATCGACCACTAAAGAAATATCAGGGTATAACGTTTTTAAATGCAAACCGACGTCTTTTGCTTTGGCATGTTTCAACAACCAATAGGACCTCTGGCACTCAGCTGCCACATTCCCAGCACCTTCCACCAATAAGGTTTTCGCTGGCATAAGAACAGCCACCGGCCCTTGCCACTCAAGCTGAATATGGGGTTGTTGGGCAACGGCCTCCAACACATCTTTCCAGCTGGCATCCTTTATCGAAAGGGTTAATACGTCATCGATTTCCGGGCTAATCACCACACTTTCATTCATCTGCGATGCCAACCAAGGTAACATTTCTTGTATTGGTCGCGACTCAAAATATACGTCCATCGCCAATATACTGCGAGGCACCATGAGGGAAGACACAAGCAAGCATTGGATTATCAGTCTATTCATCGCTCTCTTCCTTTTCACGTACAACCAATGCTTTTTCCGAACCATCTTTGGAAATCAAGGTAACGCGATCAAAAGAGACACCATTAACAGTTACACCTGCATCAGGTAACCAACTCCCCTCGCTCACCCAATGACGAGTATCTTTGTAGGCGACTAAAGCGGACGTTTTATCGCCCATTCGCATGGTTGACAGTAACTGCCAATCATTCTGCTCAAAGCGGCTCATACGTAATTTGGTCGGTAACCAATTATGGTACTCCCTGTTCGCCTTGGGGGCCTCAAGAGAAAACAATAAATGGCCTCGCCAATCCCCGTTTTTGTCTCTTTGCCAAGATGCCGCCAGTAACCCCAGTGCATATCGCTCTTCCACTTTTTCAAGCACCGCTTGCCATTCATTAAGAGATGCCGCTCCCCTTATAGACCATTGCGTTGGAATACCCTCTTCAGAGTCTTCCACTCTGTGTTGCACCCATGGCTCATCAAGCAAACTCATATTGCGTAGTCGATTCGCTTGTTGCTGCGTTTTTGTCCAGTCGGCCTCAGCTCGCGCTTTCAATTTAGCCTGTCTATTTAGCTCATCTTGAGCTTGAGACAAGAATGGATACCAGATAGCAGTTTGCACGAGAATCAGCAGTGATACCGCTGAGCCATTGATATTGCTTAAAGAAGATTTACTCGCTTTTAAATACTTTGATAGAGACATCCACCACCTCCTTTTGAGCCAATGGAGAAGCAAGGTGATGTGGCTTTTGTTCAACTTCCCAGCGCCAATCTGAATTATGTTGCCGCCATACCACTAACAAGAGCGCCAAGTCTTTTGCAGGCAATGTCATTTTCAGGAAAGCTCGTTGATCTTCACTTTCAAAATACCCGAGACGAGCCGACATAGGTAAAGCTTGAATTAAGCCCAATACTGAGGCAGAAAATTCATTACTATCATGACTAGACGACCACGCAGACTGAGTGGCTTGTATCGCTTGACGCTCGGCCTGTGCATATTTCGACTCTTGTTCTAAAAAGAAAAAATAAGCAGAGGCCGAACTATGCAGCAGCAAACTCAATACCACCAAATACCAACAAAGCCGTCGAGTTTTTAAGCGCTTCTGTTTTTCCGGCTGATACAATGACAAAGCGCGCAAAGAGCAAGATAACCAAGAGCGCTTACGCGGTGATATTGCTTCCCATTGCCCTATTGGCATAAGCAAACACGTCTTAGAAATCGATAGAAAGGGCAAACTCAGTTGCTCCGCCCACCCGCTTGAACAAGCATAAACGGCCAACTGGGACTGTTGCGCTGATAACGCCTCATATTGATAACTAAACAGTAAACTATCAGGTGGCGAAAATGTCGTCTCCACGGCATAACTCAATGCGGCCAAAGGACGTAACGAAGAAGGTATAAGGTGATCAACTCTATGCTGTGACACAGATAACCAAGCATCAGGCACTAAAATAATGACTCGAGAACAAGCAAACTCTTGATCGTTTTTTAGGCTGTTATGGATGGCATCTAATTGCTGCGAATCGGGCAGTGGGGCATTTCTTGGAGCGGAAAGGTCCGCTAAATTGGCCGTTTTGCTAGAACTATAAAATTTGCATTCCTGAGCTGAATAAACAGCCACAGAATAGTCAGACATAAGCTTCATCATTCGTCCTTGAAATAATAAGCAACCGTGTAAAGTTTTTAGTTAGGCTTCTATGCCAAAATTTTTATCAAGATAACACGATTTGCTGCAAAGTTAACCGCCTATTCTGTGATCATCTTAGGTATAATGCCACTTTCTCATTCTGTATTACTTGAATTTATATGGCTAAGACACTCAAAATACTATTCTTTCTAGGTCTTTTTGGAGCACTGTGTGCAGCAGGAATCACCTACGCGGTTTATTACAACGTAAAAGACCGTATCCCTACCGTTGCTGAATTAAAAGACATCGAGTTAAGGATACCACTGCGTATTTACACCGCCGACAACCAACTTATTGGTGAATTTGGTGAGCAACGTCGTAGCCCGATCAATTATGCAGAAATCCCTCAAAACTTAGAACATGCTATTTTGGCAGCCGAAGACACCAACTTTTATCACCACCCAGGCGTTGATATTCTTGGCCTAGGCAGAGCGGTTTTTCAGCTCATCACCACTGGGCAAAAACAAGGTGGCGGCAGTACCATTACTATGCAGGTAGCACGAAATTACTTCCTGTCTTTTGAGCAAACCTATACCCGTAAGTTTACCGAAATCTTTATCGCCTTAAAGATGGAACGGGAACTTAGCAAACATGAAATCCTTGAGCTTTACGTCAACAAAATCTACCTAGGTAATCGCGCTTATGGCTTC from Marinomonas rhizomae harbors:
- a CDS encoding SPOR domain-containing protein, producing the protein MPKPDFQFDLEDALNQPPKATLRDPFGSKDASLYFASEEGNQQLALLEHLSRYSSLLSVVQGPQGSGKSRFLMEFARHQDDTTVVSHVKGTMLMTAGQLLQAIYAGFASHFTQPPNETTFGPLLKFSHDLDEKGQAALVLIDNAQELNTDAVSMLLDMMSLATENQTVPHIVLFSEYPLSRNLDAYQRSRYEQLSHSFTLAPYSLEQTRAYLLHRVRAVGGGINLPFNDKQVKQIYQESGGYPGRINQLAQAMMGNGDKPVKSGMRFNLAIGFPLAHMALLSVVMLGILVAVLFSDKQSDKPSTSSSAADRTSNVIPLSPRQGQSSPDTIARIDAMQRKIGQEGEIILPPIPAGTSLPPISTSNGQMAQQSNTPSMVAPAISTAPIRAEAPLAQAAPTIDAPAEEVSPKNEQANLKVSQDRFDKTEWWLSQNPNRYTLQLLGTHNKGTVQDFIRDQGGVDAFGYFKSKHNGKDWFVVVYGTYRNRSEAIAAAETLPKDIRDLNPWARSARGIQDDIKKAQ
- the aroB gene encoding 3-dehydroquinate synthase, producing MRTLTVDLGDRSYPIFIGSGIRQQKALFDDAIHGKQVMIVTNDTIAPLYLESMVSMLSSEYKVDTCILPDGEVYKTLETYGMIMSALLEAKHNRTTTVIALGGGVVGDMAGFAAATYQRGVPFIQVPTTLLSQVDSSVGGKTGVNHPLGKNMIGAFYQPQAVIIDTETLLSLPQRELSAGMAEVIKYGLICDVPFFDWLEQEMPQLMALDNDKISEAIYRSCLAKANVVAQDEREGGIRAILNLGHTFGHAIETEMGYGKWLHGEAVAAGSMLAVDLSWRMGNLSEQDVSRSVALFQAANLPVLPPVEMTVESFVERMALDKKVLDGSLRLVLLGALGYAIVTSDFPMEDFNSSLLDALEASKQASLV
- a CDS encoding shikimate kinase, whose protein sequence is MIKAPNIILVGPMGAGKTTIGRLISQSLDKEFYDLDKVIEDNAGADIPWIFEREGEDGFRKRETQALASIAESDKGDCVLATGGGIVMREENRDILRENALVVYLYASVAQQLYRTSKSTHRPLLQTGDPRATLKKLFEVRDPLYREVATLVIETDSRHPRSVANKVLDAIKRHLKMEITVS